In Desulfosporosinus youngiae DSM 17734, the genomic stretch ATGACAAGGTCTGCATCAAATCCAACTTCTATAGCGCCTTTCTTGCCATAGATTCCAAAGGTCTTAGCCGGACCTTCGCTTAAGGAGCGTGCCAGTAAGGTGGGATTATACCCTCTCTTTACGACGCCTTCGCTGAAGACAACCTGCATGACGTTTTGGATTCCGCTAATACCACCCCAGGCTCCAAAGATTCCATGCTTTTCTTCGCTTTTCTCACTCAATTCGCAAGGCGAATGATCCGAACCGATACAGGCTAAGGTTCCATTATTGACGTATTCCCACATTTCTTCGACTGCCGCAGCCTCTCTTAACGGAGGGGCACATTTGAACAGACTGCCGTTCTCAATCACATCGTTATCCGTAAACGTAAGGTAGTGACCACAGGTTTCGGCGGTTACATCCACCCCTTCCCGTTGAGCCTCCCTGATGATCTGGGCGACTCTGGGGTGGCTGACATGACAGATATGGACCTTGGCATCCAATTCCCTGGCAAGGTCAAGTATGTTTTGGGTAGCGATAAGTTCCGCAATAACCGGTCTTGAATTCAGGAAATCCCGCCAATCATTTTTTTCTTTTCGTTGTGCTCTTGCTTCTTCCCATTTGATAATCGAATAATCTTCGCAATGGAAACCTGCACGGCCATCACATTCTTTTAAAATTTCCAAGGCTTCTTTAGCTTGTCCGATCGTTAATGACACATAATCAGGGGAAACAGGACCAATAAAGGATTTAAAAGCAACGCATCCTTTTTCATCCAGTTCCCTTAATTTATCCAAATTGTAGTCCACCAGACCGCCCCAGAAACAATAATCCACATAGGCGTTGGCAGAAACCGTTTCCTCCTTCTTATCAAAAATCAAAGCATCGGTTAAGGCGGGTTCATTCTGAAGAGGCATATCAACGATTGTAGTGCAGCCTCCAACTCCTGCGGCAGCTGTACCATGAGTATAGTCCTCCCGCCAAAGGTAACCCGGATCGTTTAAATGAGCATGGCTGTCAATAGCACCTGGAAAAACATAATTCCCTTGGGCATCGATGACTTCTTCAGCTTCAACCGGAGTTCCGGCTTCAACGATGGCTGCGATTTTCCCATCCATCACACAAATGGATGCCTCGAAAATTCTGTCCGAAGTTACGACCTTACCATTTTTAATGACTAAATTAAACAAATGCCTACCCCTCTCTCTTCTCAAAATGCTGTTCTTAATTAAAACCTTAAGAGCACGCGATCGAAGAAAATTGTTTGGATTCTTCCTCGTCGAGGCTATCTAACCTCAATAGTGTGTGGTAGAGAACATTAGCACCATTAGCACAATCGTCCGGGGAACTCCATTCAGCTGGATTATGACTGATTCCATCTTTAGATCTTATGAAGATCATGCCGATCGGACAGATATTGACAAGCTGCATCGCGTCATGCCCGGCACCACTAGGGAGATAAAAGGGCTTGAGTCCTAATTTGTCAAAAGCATCTTTGGCCGCACGCTGAAACTCTTCAGAACAAAGAGAAGGGGGAATCCGCTGCAAGACTTCAGTGCGCATTTCCAGACTTCGTTCACGGCAAATTCGCTTCCCTTCCCTAAAAATACTATCTTCTACTTGATCACTGACTGCTTGGTTAAGATCTCTCAGATCAAGTGTAAGTTCTACGGTACCCGGGATTATATTGATTCCTCCGGGTAGAACATTTAATTTCCCCACGGTCGCAACCGTTGTACCGGTTTGTCTGGCTTCCCTTTCAACCGCTTGAATAAATTCCGAGGCTGCTACTAAAGCATCATGCCTCATAGCCATCGGTGTCGTACCCGCATGCCCTGCCTCACCTTTGAAGGTACATTTAAGCCATAATTCATTGACAATCCCTGTGACGATACCGACCGACTGATTATTGCTTTCAAGCACTTTGCCCTGTTCGATATGCAGTTCAACAAAGGCTTTGATACTTCCCTTAATGCGAGCGGCACATCGAATAAGAGCCGGATCTAAGCCCTGAGCTTTCATAATAGCTGCAATCGAGATACCCTCTTTATCCTTAAGTTCCAAATCTTCGGGTCTAAGAGTGCCAATAACCCCCCTGCTGCCCAACATACTGTAGCTAAAGCGAGCCCCTTCTTCATCATTAAACGCATAAACTTCAATCGGATGTTCGGTCTCAATACCCTGTTCCTTCATAGTTTGGAGAACCTCAATTCCTCCGATAATCCCTAAAGCGCCATCGAAGATCCCTCCGTTATATACAGAATCAATATGTGACCCCGTGAGCAGCACTGGGGCTTCCGGATTACGACCTTCTAAGCGCCCAATAATATTGCCAACCGCGTCTTCCCGTACGCTTAAACCGGCTTCTTTCATAAAGGAAGCGACGAGATTTTTTGCTGCGCGGTCTTCTGGGGTAAAGGCTAACCGGGTGATACCGCCGGATTCCTGTTTTCCTATTTCCCCTAACTGGAGCAGCCTGTTAAATAGTCGTTGTTTGTTAATCACGTTGCCACCTCTTAAAAATGTTTAATTTCCTTCGCAATTTTTTGCTTTATACTAATATTTTCTACAATTTTGGTCATGTTGTCTTCTCATAAAAAGGATAAAGATTTCTCACCTAACTATCCTTGGTTGATAAGTCATAATAATCAGAAGGTTAGTGTCAAATCCGCATAACTTAGAGTCCCTCCCAGCTTGTTGTATGTTAAAACTTACCATGATATAGTGGTTGATGTAGCAGCAAAGAGGAGTAAAATGGTGGTGTGTTCAATGGAAAATATAGGGTTAGTGCTTGAAGGCGGGGGTATGAGAGGACTATATACCTGTGGTGTCTTAGAGTATTTTATGGAAAATGATTTATATTTTAATTATGTAATAGGAGTATCTGCCGGGGCATGTAATGCCGCTTCCTATATTTCGAGGCAGCCGGGAAGAAATGAAAAGGTCATTATTGGGTTCATTAAGGACTGGCGGTACATGAGTTTCAGGAGTTTACTCTTAAGCAAATCCTACTTTGGCATGGATTTTATTTTTGACGAGATTCCTAATAAGCATGTTCCCTTCGACTTTAAAACCTTTTATAAGTCCCCCGGAGTTTTTTTGGTCGGAACAACGGATTGTCGGACGGGTAAGCCCATGTATCTGAATAAGGACGATTTAGGTAAGCAATTCCAGGCTTTAAGGGCCTCCGCCTCTCTGCCGATGTTATCACCGATCGTGAACTATAAAGGGTATGAACTATTAGATGGCGGTATTTCCGATTCCATTCCCATCAGAAAATCTATTCAAGACGGCAATACCAAAAATATTATCGTTCTGACCAGAAATAAAGGTTATCGCAAGCGTCCCGGGAGATTTACGGCTTTATTAAAATTTAAGTATAAAAATTACCCACATTTAATTGAAACCATGCTAAACCGTTATAAGAATTACAATGAAACCTTGGATTATATCGAACACCTGGAAAACCAAGGGAAGGCAGTTGTCATAAGACCTACCCAGGAATTAGAGGTGGATCGATTAGAAAAAGATCCCCAAAAGCTTTACAGACTGCTTCACCAGGGATACGAGGATACTAAAAGCTCTTATCAACAAATAAGAGAATTCATCGCCGGAATATCCCTCAGCGATATAAAAAAACAGCCACGCTGATCGCGGCTGTTTTCCTGCTGAAAATCCGGCATTTGCCCAATGCAGCAGCGGTGAAAATAGATGCCAAATGGTATATAATGAGGAAAAATCATTGTTTTGAGGTGGCAATCGTTTATGAACCCTATTCATAAGTCAACTGTGCAATCTGCACTGGATTATTTTCTTAACCGCGACGTGTACCTCCACCTGGAGACAACGAATGGAGCCTATGCGGTCCATAGGCAGGAGAGCAATATGACCGTAGGTGCCTATATCCGCAATGGCCGGATCTGCTTTGAACGGGGGATTATTACAGGGGACGGCCCTTACCGTGTCGGACTTAAAATGGAACTCGGCTGGGTTTACGCTGAAGGATTAACCGATTTCGAGCTGGACTCAGCTGGCCGGCTATTGCTTGCCGGGCATGATCAAGAGGGACGGCTGGCTGTGGCTCTGGAACTTAGTTTGTCCCCATTCGAACTGTAACTTAGGAGGAGTTATTTTTGGAAGAAAATGTTCTCGTAGTTTTTCCCCATCCGGACGACGAAACCTTTGGCTGTGGCGGAACCATAGCACTGTTCACCCAATCAGGCGTTCCGGTCACTTATGTCTGCGGTACTCTGGGACAAATGGGACGCAACATGGGAAGACCGTTCTTTGCCACCCGGGAATCATTGCCGAACATTCGGGAGGCAGAGCTGGAAGAAGCTTGCCGGGCTCTTGGCATTCACCGTCTGATTAAACTCGGGTTACGGGATAAAACCATTGAGTTTGAAGACCCGGACTTATTAATTGACCGGTTAGAGAAGATCCTCCGGGAGGTGCGGCCCTCTCTGGTCCTCACCCACTATCCGGGATATTCAGTTCATCCGGATCACAATGCTCTGGCTGAAGTAACAATCCGGGCAATTTCCCGCTTTCCCGTTCAGGAACGCCCCATGGTATACGCTCATGCGTTTGCCCGGGACTGTCAGAATGTGCTCGGCCCGCCGGATATTATCAAGGACATTTCCTCTGTGGCAGAAGTAAAACTGGCCGCGATCCGGGCACATAAGTCGCAGTCACAAGTGTTTTACCCTCGTATCGCAAATGGGCCGGTCAAGAAACCATCACCGAAGAGCTCATTTAGCCATATGCTTGAGAGGGAATCTTTCTGGACTTACCGTTTCTCATAAGTTCCGAAATTAGTAGCCTATCTCTAACCCAGGAGTTGATCGATAAAGAAACCATACCTGAATAGCACAACCTAAAACAAAACGCCGAAATCAGCCCCCGCGGTCTGATTTCGGCGTTTTGCTCAGCATCATAGGATTATACCGGCTGATCTCCAATGCCTTCTCCATCAAGAGGACATCCTTCTATACAGATCCAAACCGTACTTAGGCCGCCGCCTCAATTTGGCATTTAGCTCAGGTATACTCGCCCGTCGTCTATCATCTAATCCCCTGCCTGAGAAAACCTGCAATTCAAAGTTCTTCATTTTAATATTTTTTTGATCTCTATACTTGACATAGTAGAGAAGAGATCCGGTTAGAGCAAAGAAGATTGCTAATACAAAATACCCAATGGCAAGGGACGCATTAATCGTAAAGTTATAAGTATTCATAGGTCCTGTCATTGCGCTATTGATGACCGAGGTTTTCCAAGAGCCCAGTCCATAGAATAGCAAAGAGAAACTATAGCTAACAGCGGTTACTTTTGGCATATTTCCACCTCCACCACATATTGCACAGCCCTGACATGGCATTCCGTCTTAACCGCACATGGCCCAATCTCCAGTAATGCACTCGGTACATCCGCTAACATGTATTAGCTTATTCCGGCACACTGGGCATTTGCCGTTCTGGATCAGCCACTGTTCACAGGGGGCTGTGCAATAAGTCTTTCGATGGCAATTCACACATACATCCTTCATTTCATCCGCCTCGCAGTACATGTATTTGTATTTTATACGAACCTATGTTCTTATTATAGCCATATTCCGTACGAATATCAATACAAAACTGCCTGGTTGTAATAAACTTTTTAGACGAATATTCGTTCGCCTAATTTCTCCCGCTCATCTTCCGGAATCCCCGAAAGTAGGAGACTTGGTAGTAGGTCAAATTCGTCAGCGCCGACGAATTTGACCTACTACCAAGTCTCCGGAAGCAAACAATTTATCTCTATTCTTCAAAGAACTGCATCAGCCTGTCCGCTGTACGCTGGGAACAGCTCACCGATTCAACCAGCCCGGGTCTTTGACACTTGCCTTTAATATAGAAATTTCTACAAGCCTTGAAAACAGGGCTTTTTTCATTGAAAAAATGTCAAATTCCCCCCAATAGGTAGTGAGTAATTTATCGTAATGTGTTATAATATAAGGGATTGGAGGAGATCGTACTATGCGACTTAGTATATCCAAGTCTAAAAATGCTACTTCATTTTATGTCATACAATCTGTTTTCGAGAATGGCAGGCGTTCCACAAAAGTTGTTGAAAAGTTAGGAACGCTTGCTGAATTACAACAAAAATTAAATGGGCGTGACCCTATTGAATGGGCTAAATCATACATAGAAGAACTTAACCAAAAAGAGAAAGAGCAATCACGTGAAGTCATCCTTAAATATTCGCCATCCAAAGTCATTTCCAAAGATCAACAACGTTTCTTTAACGGCGGTTATCTTTTTCTTCAGCAAATCTATCACGATCTTAACCTTCATAAGGTTTCCGCTGATATATCGAAAAAATATAAGTTCTCTTTTGACCTGAATGCTATACTGTCTCGGCTCCTTTACGGACGGATCCTTTTTCCTTCCTCCAAACTCGCTACCTACAAGCATTCTTCAAAGTTCATTGAACAAACTGACTTTGAATTGCAGCATGTGTACAGAGCACTAGAAGTTATTTCCAAAGAAATGGACTTCATCCAGTCTTCTCTTTATACTAACAGCCTCAAAATTTCAAAGAGAAACACGGGTATTCTTTATTATGACTGTACCAATTATTTCTTTGAAATCGAACAAGAAGACGGCCTTAAACAGTATGGCGCTTCAAAAGAGCATCGACCGAACCCTATCATCCAAATGGGTCTGTTCATGGATGGAGACGGCATTCCTCTTGCTTTTAACCTCAACAGTGGCAACACGAATGAACAGATTACACTTAAACCCTTAGAGCAAAAAATACTTTCCGATTTCAAACTTTCAAAATTTGTTGTCTGTACAGATGCCGGTCTGGCTTCTGAAAAAAATAGAAGATTCAACAACGAAGGTGAACGCGCATTTATCACGACCCAATCAATCAAAAAACTAAAAAAGCATTTAAAAGGATGGTCTCTCGAATCAAAAGGCTGGCATCTTGCAGATCATGATAAAACTTATGATATCACCGAGCTTGACGAGGAAACTTATAAAGACAAATGCTTCTTCAAAGAACGCTGGATTAAAGAAAACGGCCTGGAACAAAAACTTATTGTCACTTACTCCATCAAGTACAAAAATTATCAACGTCAAATTCGTCACTCACAAATCGAACGTGCTCAGAAATTACTCGATTCGAATCCGACGAAACTTTCAAAAAGCCATCAGAACGACTATAAACGTTTTAATTAAGAAAACCAGCTGTACGTCTGATGGCGAAATAGCTGAAAATGAACTCTATGCCTTAAATAACGAAACCATCGTTGCCGAACAAGCCTATGACGGATTTTATGCCGTTTGTACGAACCTCGAAGGTAGTGCTCAGGAAATCATCCGGATTAGCCAGCGGCGCTGGGAGATTGAAGAATGTTTCCGGATCATGAAAAGTGAGTTTAAAGCGCGACCGGTATATTTAAGTCGCGAGGATAGAATTAAAGCACATTTTACTACCTGCTTTATGTCCCTTATCATTTATCGATTATTGGAAAAGAAACTAGGGAATAAGTTTACATGCAGTGAAGTCATCAACGGATTGAGAGAAATGAATTTCTATGAGATCAAGGGTGAGGGATATATACCGACCTACACAAGAACTGATTTTACAGATGCGCTGCATGAGACTTTTGGTTTTCGAACAGATTACGAGATTATTAAGAGAACACAAATGAAAAAAATTTTTAACATGACTAAGAAATAAAAGATTACTCACTTTTTAAGAATGCAAAAAAAGCTTGAACACCTTGCAAATACAGGGCTTTCAAGCTTTTTATATTTTTCAACTGTCAAAAAAGAGATTATAGCCATATTCCGTACGAATATCAATACAAAACTGCCTGGTTGTAATAAACTTTTTAGACGAATATTCGTTCGCCTAATTTCTCCCGCTCATCTTCCGGAATCCCCGAAAGTAGGAGACTTGGTAGTAGGTCAAATTCGTCAGCGCCGACGAATTTGACCTACTACCAAGTCTCCGGAAGCAAACAATTTATCTCTATTCTTCAAAGAACTGCATCAGCCTGTCCGCTGTACGCTGGGAACAGCTCACCGATTCAACCAGCCCTGTTCCCCATTCTTCATAGGGGAACAGGGCTTTGGCCTCCTGTTCATTCATTTTGAATCCCGCCTTGTTAATAGTTTTAATCACAGCATACGCAGACAGGCTTCTGACGGTGAAGGCTTGGTTGGGTATAACCTATCAACTATTAAGAATTAGGGCACCGTAGTGTCTTAATTGCGGGAGAGACCCTTTCGTCTTCTCTGTTAAAATGACTCCGGCTCTTCCCGGGTAATATCTCAAAAATTTGGTAAGAAGTTCAACCGACTCAGATTTGAGGATGAGCGGTTTTTTAATGGCAAAGCTAATAGTATTGCTGAATCCTAAAACATCAAAGGATTCGGTCATATCACCGAAA encodes the following:
- a CDS encoding Zn-dependent hydrolase, producing the protein MINKQRLFNRLLQLGEIGKQESGGITRLAFTPEDRAAKNLVASFMKEAGLSVREDAVGNIIGRLEGRNPEAPVLLTGSHIDSVYNGGIFDGALGIIGGIEVLQTMKEQGIETEHPIEVYAFNDEEGARFSYSMLGSRGVIGTLRPEDLELKDKEGISIAAIMKAQGLDPALIRCAARIKGSIKAFVELHIEQGKVLESNNQSVGIVTGIVNELWLKCTFKGEAGHAGTTPMAMRHDALVAASEFIQAVEREARQTGTTVATVGKLNVLPGGINIIPGTVELTLDLRDLNQAVSDQVEDSIFREGKRICRERSLEMRTEVLQRIPPSLCSEEFQRAAKDAFDKLGLKPFYLPSGAGHDAMQLVNICPIGMIFIRSKDGISHNPAEWSSPDDCANGANVLYHTLLRLDSLDEEESKQFSSIACS
- the allB gene encoding allantoinase AllB, coding for MFNLVIKNGKVVTSDRIFEASICVMDGKIAAIVEAGTPVEAEEVIDAQGNYVFPGAIDSHAHLNDPGYLWREDYTHGTAAAGVGGCTTIVDMPLQNEPALTDALIFDKKEETVSANAYVDYCFWGGLVDYNLDKLRELDEKGCVAFKSFIGPVSPDYVSLTIGQAKEALEILKECDGRAGFHCEDYSIIKWEEARAQRKEKNDWRDFLNSRPVIAELIATQNILDLARELDAKVHICHVSHPRVAQIIREAQREGVDVTAETCGHYLTFTDNDVIENGSLFKCAPPLREAAAVEEMWEYVNNGTLACIGSDHSPCELSEKSEEKHGIFGAWGGISGIQNVMQVVFSEGVVKRGYNPTLLARSLSEGPAKTFGIYGKKGAIEVGFDADLVILDPEKEWEITPDSLYYVNKISAFVGLKGKGLPVCTLVRGQVVAKEGQLVGQKGYGKLIKKSK
- a CDS encoding patatin-like phospholipase family protein yields the protein MENIGLVLEGGGMRGLYTCGVLEYFMENDLYFNYVIGVSAGACNAASYISRQPGRNEKVIIGFIKDWRYMSFRSLLLSKSYFGMDFIFDEIPNKHVPFDFKTFYKSPGVFLVGTTDCRTGKPMYLNKDDLGKQFQALRASASLPMLSPIVNYKGYELLDGGISDSIPIRKSIQDGNTKNIIVLTRNKGYRKRPGRFTALLKFKYKNYPHLIETMLNRYKNYNETLDYIEHLENQGKAVVIRPTQELEVDRLEKDPQKLYRLLHQGYEDTKSSYQQIREFIAGISLSDIKKQPR
- a CDS encoding IS1634 family transposase, whose amino-acid sequence is MRLSISKSKNATSFYVIQSVFENGRRSTKVVEKLGTLAELQQKLNGRDPIEWAKSYIEELNQKEKEQSREVILKYSPSKVISKDQQRFFNGGYLFLQQIYHDLNLHKVSADISKKYKFSFDLNAILSRLLYGRILFPSSKLATYKHSSKFIEQTDFELQHVYRALEVISKEMDFIQSSLYTNSLKISKRNTGILYYDCTNYFFEIEQEDGLKQYGASKEHRPNPIIQMGLFMDGDGIPLAFNLNSGNTNEQITLKPLEQKILSDFKLSKFVVCTDAGLASEKNRRFNNEGERAFITTQSIKKLKKHLKGWSLESKGWHLADHDKTYDITELDEETYKDKCFFKERWIKENGLEQKLIVTYSIKYKNYQRQIRHSQIERAQKLLDSNPTKLSKSHQNDYKRFN
- the bshB2 gene encoding bacillithiol biosynthesis deacetylase BshB2, with product MEENVLVVFPHPDDETFGCGGTIALFTQSGVPVTYVCGTLGQMGRNMGRPFFATRESLPNIREAELEEACRALGIHRLIKLGLRDKTIEFEDPDLLIDRLEKILREVRPSLVLTHYPGYSVHPDHNALAEVTIRAISRFPVQERPMVYAHAFARDCQNVLGPPDIIKDISSVAEVKLAAIRAHKSQSQVFYPRIANGPVKKPSPKSSFSHMLERESFWTYRFS
- a CDS encoding IS1634 family transposase, yielding MLRNYSIRIRRNFQKAIRTTINVLIKKTSCTSDGEIAENELYALNNETIVAEQAYDGFYAVCTNLEGSAQEIIRISQRRWEIEECFRIMKSEFKARPVYLSREDRIKAHFTTCFMSLIIYRLLEKKLGNKFTCSEVINGLREMNFYEIKGEGYIPTYTRTDFTDALHETFGFRTDYEIIKRTQMKKIFNMTKK
- a CDS encoding YojF family protein; its protein translation is MNPIHKSTVQSALDYFLNRDVYLHLETTNGAYAVHRQESNMTVGAYIRNGRICFERGIITGDGPYRVGLKMELGWVYAEGLTDFELDSAGRLLLAGHDQEGRLAVALELSLSPFEL